In Lotus japonicus ecotype B-129 chromosome 5, LjGifu_v1.2, one genomic interval encodes:
- the LOC130719206 gene encoding uncharacterized protein LOC130719206, giving the protein MANSFSLGIVNALCPPSQIWSVIVRVVRLWTVYTCNGNGVPKSVEIILMDQYGGKIQCSLRREMYVKWGQTFMEGNVYKITFGRLVPNLGPFRATEHPFKILLNHDSIVVPCENTLIPMWGLSLKNSEQVNMACGRSDCLVDFIGLLTCIVEERTCVKKGKMSKMMIIELADDKGRVQCVLFEEHAKFVTDYLSIHSTEEAILVFQIMVTDTQFADEAGFNMIENSVVSVYDDFIKNHPRKTVKSLNETIEDGDFVVRAKIVTLLEDDSWWYLACKCSRAVMNENGHYYCSGCFRLVNYVAPRFRIKLQVSDGVDSADFVMPDSIAENLLKKTCSQMLNEVEDPNCTRATTVMQEGLVGRDLLFKVEKNLVNVYNFEDPYTVKRVCDDFDLMEVFMANTSVETPIMAKFPSSFSELNLDDYEIDMELLGSPPDLVVPVIVKPAIERSTTEYGGCSKSFKRKLEDEFVVEEEFQNVKFKECKYGTD; this is encoded by the exons ATGGCTAACTCTTTCTCTCTGGGTATTGTTAATGCCTTGTGTCCACCCTCTCAAATTTGGAGTGTGATAGTGAGGGTAGTCAGGCTTTGGACTGTGTACACGTGTAATGGAAATGGAGTACCAAAATCAGTGGAGATAATTCTTATGGATCAATAT GGAGGCAAGATTCAATGCTCTCTAAGGAGAGAAATGTATGTTAAATGGGGACAAACATTCATGGAAGGGAATGTATATAAGATAACTTTTGGTCGGTTGGTGCCTAATTTGGGACCTTTTCGTGCAACTGAACATCCCTTCAAGATTCTTCTTAATCATGATTCTATTGTTGTCCCATGTGAGAACACTTTGATTCCGATGTGGGGTCTTTCTCTAAAGAATTCAGAACAAGTAAATATGGCTTGTGGACGGTCAGATTGTTTAGTTG ATTTTATTGGGTTGCTCACATGTATTGTTGAAGAAAGGACTTGTGTTAAAAAAGGGAAGATGTCTAAGATGATGATCATAGAGCTTGCTGATGACAA ggGGAGAGTTCAATGTGTTTTGTTTGAAGAGCATGCCAAATTTGTCACGGACTATCTGTCTATTCATTCTACTGAAGAAGCAATCTTGGTTTTCCA gATTATGGTGACTGATACTCAGTTTGCTGATGAAGCTGGGTTTAATATGATTGAAAATTCTGTTGTTTCAGTGTATGATGATTTTATTAAGAATCATCCAAGAAAAACTGTGAAATCATTGAATGAAACGATTGAG GATGGAGATTTTGTTGTTCGAGCGAAGATAGTTACACTTTTGGAAGATGATAGCTGGTGGTACCTAGCTTGCAAGTGCTCTCGTGCAGTTATGAATGAGAATGGGCATTATTACTGTTCTGGCTGTTTTAGACTTGTTAATTATGTTGCTCCTAG GTTTAGGATTAAGCTACAAGTCTCTGATGGGGTAGATTCTGCTGATTTTGTGATGCCCGATTCAATTGCTGAAAATCTGCTAAAGAAAACATGTAGTCAGATGCTAAATGAAGTtgag GATCCGAACTGCACTCGTGCTACCACTGTTATGCAGGAAGGGTTGGTTGGAAGGGATTTGCTATTTAAGGTTGAGAAGAATTTGGTTAATGTGTACAACTTTGAGGATCCATATACTGTGAAACGTGTTTGTGATGATTTTGATCTTATGGAAGTGTTTATGGCAAATACATCTGTTGAGACTCCCATTATG GCAAAGTTCCCCAGTTCATTTTCTGAGTTGAACCTTGATGATTATGAGATAGATATGGAGTTATTGGGAAGCCCTCCTGATTTAGTGGTCCCTGTGATTGTGAAGCCAGCTATTGAAAGGAGCACTACAGAATATGGTGGTTGCTCAAAATCATTCAAGAGAAAGCTAGAGGATGAATTTGTTGTGGAGGAAGAATTTCAGAATGTGAAGTTTAAGGAGTGCAAGTATGGAACAGATTAG